Proteins from one Cryptomeria japonica chromosome 4, Sugi_1.0, whole genome shotgun sequence genomic window:
- the LOC131065565 gene encoding pentatricopeptide repeat-containing protein At5g40400: protein MNPVSVIPIFSVSGLHVFCMKSSIFGFSGLKASRAIIWQSRALFTRHFCYIDASLVSEICQNLREGKWDCSKQNTMKLPALSPLKITQVLLRTQSEPAIALHFFKHLEHQGLRHAMQSWCTMVHILSWAGMFSDSMALLKHYPVTGSETCSQIFDGLLEAASSGCNWDPVVFDMLIKAYVQTGRCGDAVQIFRFMEEAVLVPHISSCNCLLNALLKSKRINLFWDIYAEMGKRQIPPNAFTFNIMIHALCRDGNLERAYEFMNLMEESGFQADIVTYNTLVDGYCKTGKLEEAFMLYRLMYRRGILPNVVSYTALICGLCKAGRVKEAHQMFHRMTHRGLMPDEVTFNSLIAGYCKQGCTREVRYLFYQMLDRGLMPDCITCNALFDVYCKTGQIKAALKLRSELQSRGILTRGKSYQVLLEALCSHDRFDVADALLRKKVGEGLDPGRDIYVVLIDGHCKQGNLEKALRLKDEMRAKGLGLDLVVYKTLIDALCRTEKIVEADELVQEMIMCGLALDSYIWKCLFHGFYKNGNLGKAEQVLERMVEAGSIPDHAIYNSVIDGHCQQGNWQRAYKLQDKMLKMGIIPTVLTHKALIQGLSRNVIMDPKF from the exons ATGAATCCTGTCTCAGTGATTCCCATATTCTCTGTATCTGGTCTTCATGTGTTCTGCATGAAATCGTCTATATTTGGATTTAGTGGCCTGAAAGCTTCGCGTGCAATAATATGGCAGTCTAGGGCATTGTTTACAAGGCATTTTTGTTATATAGACGCCAGCTTGGTGTCAGAAATTTGCCAAAACTTAAGAGAGGGCAAATGGGATTGCTCGAAGCAGAACACAATGAAATTACCTGCATTGTCCCCATTGAAAATCACCCAAGTTCTCCTACGAACACAATCAGAACCAGCAATAGCGCTGCACTTCTTCAAGCATTTAGAACATCAAGGTCTTAGACACGCTATGCAGAGCTGGTGCACAATGGTTCATATCTTGAGTTGGGCCGGAATGTTCTCTGATTCGATGGCCCTGCTGAAGCATTATCCTGTAACTGGGTCTGAGACCTGCAGTCAGATTTTTGATGGACTTTTAGAAGCAGCGTCAAGTGGGTGCAATTGGGATCCTGTGGTTTTTGACATGCTGATTAAGGCCTATGTCCAGACAGGAAGGTGTGGAGATGCTGTGCAGATATTCAGGTTCATGGAAGAAGCAGTTTTGGTGCCCCATATCAGCTCCTGCAACTGTCTTCTCAATGCACTTTTGAAGTCCAAAAGAATCAATCTGTTCTGGGATATATATGCTGAAATGGGTAAGAGGCAAATTCCTCCGAACGCTTTTACGTTCAATATTATGATTCATGCTCTCTGCAGAGATGGTAACCTGGAAAGAGCATATGAGTTCATGAATCTAATGGAAGAATCGGGCTTTCAGGCTGATATTGTGACATATAATACTCTCGTGGATGGGTATTGTAAAACGGGGAAGTTGGAGGAAGCTTTTATGCTCTATAGGCTTATGTATAGGAGGGGTATTCTGCCCAACGTGGTTTCCTATACTGCTCTGATATGTGGACTGTGCAAGGCTGGGAGGGTGAAAGAAGCACATCAGATGTTTCATAGGATGACTCACCGAGGTCTGATGCCGGATGAGGTCACTTTCAATTCTCTGATTGCTGGGTACTGCAAACAG GGCTGTACAAGGGAGGTGAGGTATCTGTTTTATCAGATGCTTGACAGAGGTTTGATGCCTGATTGCATTACCTGCAATGCCTTGTTTGATGTTTATTGCAAGACAGGACAGATCAAGGCGGCTTTGAAATTGCGCAGTGAGTTGCAGAGTAGAGGCATATTGACCAGGGGTAAAAGTTATCAGGTCCTTCTTGAGGCCCTTTGTAGCCATGATAGATTTGATGTAGCTGATGCGCTCTTGAGGAAAAAAGTAGGGGAAGGGCTGGATCCTGGTAGAGATATTTATGTTGTGCTGATTGATGGACATTGTAAACAAGGCAATTTGGAGAAAGCTCtaagattgaaagatgaaatgagaGCAAAAGGTCTTGGACTTGATTTAGTTGTTTACAAGACACTTATTGATGCACTTTGCAGGACCGAGAAGATTGTTGAAGCAGATGAACTTGTACAGGAGATGATCATGTGTGGTCTTGCCCTAGACAGTTATATCTGGAAATGTTTATTTCATGGATTCTATAAGAATGGAAATTTAGGAAAAGCAGAACAGGTTTTGGAGAGAATGGTAGAAGCAGGTTCTATTCCTGACCATGCTATTTATAATTCAGTAATTGACGGACACTGCCAGCAAGGCAATTGGCAAAGGGCATACAAGTTGCAGGATAAAATGTTGAAGATGGGTATAATTCCAACTGTTCTTACCCATAAGGCCCTGATTCAAGGTTTGTCAAGAAATGTGATTATGGATCCAAAATTTTAA